A single region of the Grus americana isolate bGruAme1 chromosome 3, bGruAme1.mat, whole genome shotgun sequence genome encodes:
- the PTRHD1 gene encoding putative peptidyl-tRNA hydrolase PTRHD1, which produces MRFPAGCAVPYGSMAAPGAGAAAALVQYVVLRGDLGRPPRSWPLGAVVAQGCHAALAAVHAYRQHPDTRTYLEMGGAMRTVVLEAPDEAALTALAETLKQHSIDHQVWTEQPEDVATCLALRPYPKDQVHRHLKKFKLLK; this is translated from the exons ATGCGCTTCCCGGCAGGCTGTGCGGTACCGTACGGCAGCATGGCGGCGCCCGGAGCGGGAGCGGCAGCGGCGCTGGTGCAGTATGTGGTGCTGCGGGGGGACCTAGGCCGGCCGCCGCGGTCGTGGCCGCTGGGCGCGGTAGTGGCGCAGGGCTGCCACGCCGCCCTGGCCGCCGTCCACGCGTACCGCCAACACCCCGACACACGCACCTACTTGGAGATGGGCGGCGCCATGCGCACCGTCGTGCTGGAG GCTCCGGATGAAGCTGCCCTGACGGCGCTGGCAGAGACCCTGAAGCAGCACAGCATCGACCACCAAGTGTGGACTGAGCAGCCCGAAGACGTGGCCACCTGCCTGGCGCTCAGGCCCTACCCGAAGGACCAAGTGCACCGGCACCTCAAGAAATTTAAATTGCTGAAGTGA